The window aaaacacaatCATGTCTCACATATATCACATATGCGATAAACAAGtaagtcgagtcactttcaatccaGAGATGAGTCCATCCACGTGACCTTGCAATCGAAACTGCATAAATAGCGGCTTGCAATTCCGCCATGTGTACCAAAGCACAATCAAGTGGGAAGGCAAATGACCCAAGGGGATGCCCCTGACTATTTCGAAAAACCACACCACAACCAGATCTACCCGAGATCACGGAAGCATCAGTGTTAGCTTTAATCCAATCAGACGGAGGAGGCTGCCATCTAACTTCAATGATTCGAGGGGCCCTATGATGACGAGCGTTTAACCCGAGATTTTGGAGAATAGATAACTCCACAACAGAATTCCATACCAATCTGTTGCTGATTCTATCAGAGCTACGAATTGCAGACCAAAGACATCGTAATGCCTCATGAATGTTTGGTGGCTTGCTCTCAAAAATAGCAGCATTTCTTACAGACCAGATCAACCAAACAGCGTTGACAAGCGCGACCTGCCAGAGGGAAAGGACTTGCGAACTGAACTTGTGTGAGAAGGCGTGTTGTAAGAGGGTCTGTAGAGAAGAATCAAGTACAAGTCTTCTACCAAATAAAGCCGATATGTTGAACCAGATTTGGGAAGCAAAGGGGCAATGAACAAGCAAATGGTCACTCGTCTCATAAGCCATTAAACAGATCGGACAGCGAGATATTAGAGGCAGACCTCTAGCACGGAGCGCATCATGAGTTGGTAAAGCGTCCCAGTATGCACGCCAGCAAACCATGGAGTGCGACGGCTGAATAAAAGGTTTCCAAATTGACTGAAAAACCAAAGGCAAAGTCGGAGGAGCACGTAGCCAGTGATAGAATAACTTTACCGTGAAGAGGTCATTGCTCGCAGGTctccaaaaacataaatcatgttCAGAGCCATTTCCATGCATATTCTGGATGCACTGGTGCAACGGACTAGCCAGCATCGGAAGATCCTGCCAGTtgccattttcataaaaatctgAGATTCTATTAGTGAGCTTCAAACGGTCTGACATAGAAATCCCAAGTTGTTCAGCCAGTGGTGGCAAAATCCATTCTGAATTCCAGAATGACAACTCAGAAGATGATCCAAATGACCAAAAACAATTCTCCCGTAACTTGAGATAGGCGACCTTGACAGACCACCAAACAGACAATCGCTGCAACCGAAACTTTGGCAAACCAGCCCTGTTTATAAAGCCCATCCTCAATAAATTAAAGCATAAAGAATTAGAGGAAAGAAATCCCCACGCCAATTTACCACTCATAGCCAAGTTAAGGGTCGAGAGGTGTTTAATACCCAACCCTCCTTCCTTTAAGGACTTTAAGCAAACCTTCCAAGGAACAAtaacaagctttttggacaaaactGAACCCGTCCAAATGAAACTCCCCATGTGTCTATTGAGTCTATTTAGCAAACTCACAGAACATTTGTAAACCATAAAGATGTGGATCAGAGAGCTAGTGATAACTGAATTAACAAGTGTTAGCCTACCGGCCATAGAGAGAGACGTCCCCGCCCAGCGCGAGAAAGAGAGACTAATTCTATCCGCAGTCGCCGCAAGGTATGTAGCTCTTGGGATCCTTTGAAAAAGAGGAACGCCCAGGTAATTAAACGGGAGAGATCcaaacatgttttaaattaatcaacaaataaattataaaataaaaaatctattatacaaattaattaaaataatttaaataaaaaagattattgaatgcaacaaaaccttgttctttCAGTAATTATgttctagaaatagaaatactgttaaagaataaatatattttgtcaataacaaataactacaaacagatATTcatgaaaatctccaaaaatgagcttttcgtgaaaaacaTCAAAACGATGCAGTTTTCAAAGAAACTGCTAAACGCTCCAAACACTATATTTCCTACAATTTGAAACGCTCATCctaaaagctgaaacaaacatccTCTTAATCTCCTCATTACGCTATATGCTAACTaacttataataaattaaatatatttattacatacttattttttattattatatgcaAAAATTATATTCAGCTccgatttttataattttttattgagttAGCCATTGATCTTTAAATTTTACACGCATTAAGCTCTTTAATGACGAGTTAGCTAACGAAATCACAAGTAAGGAACTTAATgtgtttaaaaattaaagttaagtataaaaaataaaagaatcagAACTCAATCTTTAAAGATCTTTAAAACTAAATTCTAAAGCTAATAACAAATCTACAATCCATCGCTATTCTCATGGTCAAATCTACTGTTGCTAGCACACATCACTTTGAATTGGAAATTGAATTTTTGTATTGATTAaagaatttaaataattttagaaTTGCCAATTTATATCATCTCTCTCCAATATTAAAAAAGGAATGCATAAAGCTTCATTTAGCCCTTCATATACTCTGATCCTTCCAAAACAGCCAATCAACCCCAATCCTATTTTTAAGTAGGGAATTAACCTCCTCTCTCACCCCAATAACATATGCAAAAGTATATCTAAAAcaagaaaatattaaatattattgacATTTTTCTTCCATACCCCTCGATTAATGAAATGTTGTAAGCGTGTTTGAGAGAGGGGGTTTGATTGGCCACTTAAAAATATTAtgccaaaagagagaaaaaggaaaTTAGATCCCAGTCATGTCAAATGCGTTGGACAAGGAAGAGTCTCTGACTTGAAGCAAGCACcataagggcggcccggtgcactacgcatACCCGCTAAACAAGGTTTCGGAGAGggatcccaccacaagggtgcaTTGGGGCAaaccttcccctgccaattttttggcaagagaccactcctaagactcgaacccgtagCCTCTCGgccacacgacaacaacgtttaccgttgaaGCAAGCACCATGGGCAAAAGAAATATACTTTGCCTTAAAATGGCAACTAAGACAAGTTTGGGTTTATCAAGTAACACATCAATAAGAACTGTTGGCAATTAATCACAGAAAggcaattaattaacatccaaGTGAAGGCAGATCATATGAGAGATTTTTGCCATTTTTCAACAATTAAATTGTCCAATAACTAGCATAAAAGGAGTGTAAAAAGAAATACAACATGAAATCCAACATCATTAATTCTACTTAAACAGTGAAGCACTAAAAAGAGAGTACACAAAGAGAAGGATGAGCTAAAACACAACAGTGTCAAGCATGGTACCTAAAGTTTGAACTATGTTGGAAGACATCAAGTTAGAAACATGTTCTTCAAGGTGCTTCTTTGCATCTTGCCTCCCCACATTAGCAATTGCTAATTTCTCCGGTGACAGCTCATCTTCCTCTTGCACTGCCTTGTTGTACTTCACTGCTAAGTTCAACATCTCCTGCTCATTCCAAACCAACATCACATTACTTCTAACAACATATTACTCATTGCACAACAATAATCAGTCTGTTTATTTCACTACCACTCACCTGAACAGTCTGCTCATTTGTTTTAGAGTGACTATCGAAACGTTGAAGCGTCAATCCATCTGTCCATTTCTTCTTGTGCAGGTTAAGAAGCATTTTTTCCTCAAGCTCGTTCTTTCTGTAGTTAATGGCTATCGAGTAATAGTGTCTGTTCAATCCATGGATTAATGCCTGCAAAGTCATGGACAAATGTCTGTCAACCCATGGATATGTTAAATTAATAAGAGAGGCAGAGCACATAAAGATGTCAGTGTTATGCACTCACCTGAATGGATGGTTTGTTAAGATGCCCGAGGTTGGAAGTTGTCTGTCGTGGTTCTTGGCCCAACATCATTGTTTGAGGGTTAATCAATCGAAAAGCATCAATCACCACTTTCCCTTTAACACTTTGTATTGGATCCACCACAACTGCCACAGCACGCTGATTAAGAGCTTCAAAACTCTGCAGACCAAACATCATAAGGCAGAAGGTAAGTAGCAAGAAAAAGAGCAACGTAAGAAAGAGCAGTTGTAAAATGTTCTATTGCAATTAAGATCATTCACTAGAGTGATCAAATTCAAGGTTTTTGCAGAATTCCACAAACCATATGTTGTATGACCCCACAACCAGCTCGGATCGCCAGAGTTAGACACAACTTTCCCTAACTACCTGGTGGCACCTCTTCCTAAACCACAACTTCTAGCCTTCTTACTCATGTGCTGTGATTTTAAACAGTGAAGTCAGTTTAATTAGTTGTTCTATTCAAACCCTAACAAGGAGCTATTCAAACCCTCTTTCCCTAATACATCCTACCAAATTTCAGTCTCTCGTGGCTGATAAGTACCAGGCCAAGAGAAGTGGCTGAACAACAGACAAGAAATCCAAAACAGGGAGAAAAGGGCACAATTACTGAACTAGAAGCATGGATATCAGACACAAAGCCTCAATGTAtaacaagaaagaaaaaagaaaaaaatagaaaaaggaaagacgtataacaagaaagaaaaaagaaaaaaatagaaaaaggaaaGACCTGTTGTGTGTTTATATCAACACCAGAGAGCCAACAACCAAATCCCGGATGAGAATGATACCAACCTACAACCATTTCTGGCCTGAAATAGGAAACAAACAAAATAAGCTACCCAAAAAGGAAGCGCCAAGAAAGAGTCAACAAAGGTAACAAATATTTCATTTAACAAAAGACTTGAAATGCATGTTCCATGATTGATGACATACTAAGTTACAAATATTCAATCTATTCCTCCTCTTGATAAAATGTTGGACATGAAATTTCTTTGAAGTTGCAAAATGGCAAATAGAAGCTTACATAGAATATCTAAATCAAATTGATAAAGACAATTACTAGAGAGTATTAAATTACTGAagaccattaaaaaaaattagtttagaTTGTGAAAAGAAATAGTACTATATCCCAGTGGAAGGATAAAGGTTGCCAACTTTCCCAACCATTCTTACGCCTACAATCAAGGAGACAGATTGACCCTACCAGCAGCTATAGCAGCCCTTCGGCAGCGCTAGGCATGCTATTCATTTGTTACATTGACTTATTCTCTAAAAACACGCTCCTATCATTCTACTAACAGTTTCAACTTTCAACCGTTTTGAATTGAAAATCTCTGTAAAAGTTCTACATATAGCAGGGCATGCACAGCATGTCAATCTTAAAAACCTGCAGAATGAAACCAATAAAAAGGATTGCATTTCACTTAATTATAAAAATCATGCCCCAGAACTGATTTCATAATTCCACTTCCCTAACTCTGCTTCCAGCTAGACAATCAGCAACAAGAGTGTAAAACTTCTGGTACATGATAAAACTCATAGTGAAGAACATGTGAAAACTGTAATGAAGACTATATAAATTTATGATTGCAATCAACACATGCCCATTACTAGCAAGGCCTAATCTCAGGGTATAGAAACTTTCAACTAGCAGATAGAAACCAGAACTCACATAACCCCGACCTTTAAAACTAAAAACAATTCTAACATAGGCAAACCCCCACAACTTCCCTGAAGCAAGTGTAGAAATTTGCTCTTTGATCAATTAAATGACTGCATTCAGATCTTTGAATGTCAACATGGTGCACCTAAATACCGCCCAACGGTCCTAGTAAACCCACAATCTAATAGCcataactaaaaataaaattgtaagaAAGTACCTGCCGGTCTGTTTGAGCATATCAAGCATGTTTGTCTGAAACACATGATCGACAGCTTCAACACTGACACCAGTACCACTCTGTGGCATTGCAAAGACGTCAACAACACGAACAGTATATTCATCTACAAATTCCCCGAGCATCAATCCCATTACTTCCATGGGGACCCCAGCTCTTCCTATTTTTCACATCATCCAAATCCAAAATTAAAAGGCATTCAAAGTCATCAAATAGGTAAAAGTATTAGTGAAATCAAAAGACCAAATGCGAACATGTATTCCACTAATTACATCACCATAGAGCAATACCGGAAACATCATTTCCAGTTAATTTGTCATCTGGACACACTCAAGCATCATATCGAagttttatacttttcccaTGAATTACATCGATCCCTAAAAGACTAACCAAAACAAAAGGACAGATGAATGGAAACAGATTCGTATATCATCAACCATTCACTAGGAAAAACCAAAACTGGCTAGAAAATCTAACTCATAGACAAGATTATGACGAGGAATAGAACAGTTGGTTCTTACAATCAAAACCCAACATCTAATTGCACGCTCGAAAACAAAAACAAGGCGAGATCCCAGAACAAGCAAACCCCaacaaaacataattaaaaatttacCAAAGAAATACAAAAGATAAGATAAGATAAGCGCAATCAACATATACCAAAAGCAACACATAgaaattaaactaaaagttgAACAAAACACTAAAATCGCACCGTGTTTGAGCATTTTGAGGAGGGCGAGAGAGGAGATGTAGACTTGCTCAGACGAATCAAGAGTGGGAGAATCGGGAGGTGGGTGACCCAAACCACCTCCGGCACCAGCGAACATTCTCTGTAGTCTTTCCATGCCGGACATTTTCTCTGAATTTCTCACAGGGTTTTCTTTTGTAGCAAGCCAAGACTCCTCTACAGATCTTCTGCTTGTCACTTTTCAACTTGGGTTTTCTTTTTTCATCACTGAAAATTAGGTTTAATACATCCCTTCGCATTCAACTTGTACAAATAACTTAATTGACCcccttaaattttaaaatgattcCGATAATCtcttaacttgcttaaaatattcgGATTGTCactcaacttgtttaaaatagggataatgtaccaaaatagatctaaaatttttggagaagtaccaatttaagctcaacgttcaaaataacaccaatataggcttaacgtttacaatataatatcaatttaggcttaacgtttacaatatagcatcaatttaggcctcacgtacaaaatagcaccaatataggtttaacgtttacaaaataatacgaatttaagcttaacgtttacaaaatatatacaatttaagctaaacgtcataattaaattaatcatattatattcttcccctattaactttatatgctatctttttatttagttctatattcttatttattataatacaattaattagtattcttgcccattaagatcttatatttgtttttcatcaatgattccataactactaaatttcattgtttatgtaatatatgcaaactaaaagtaattgaatatccataaTATTTCGAACACCGGCATGTATCAGTATTATTTTACATGAGTCatgaaatttaggagtcatggaatggttgatgaaaaaaaaaatgtaaggttttaatggacaagaatactaattaattatattataataaataaaaaaatagaactaaataaaaagataacatataaagttaataagaaaagaatataatacggttaatttaattgtgacgtttagcttaaattggatatattttgtacacgttaagcttaaattcctattattttgtaaacgttaaacctatattggtgctattttgtacgtgagacccaaattgatgctatattgtaaacgttaagcctaaattgatattatatcgTAAATGTtgagcctatattggtgctatttggAACGATGAGCCTAAATTAGTACTTCCCAAAAAACTTTAgatctattttggtaccttatccctttaaaatataatcaattaagcTCCACACAAAAGATGCAGAACCAACGAAGAAAAATCAGCCCAAAAAAAATgtagaaaaactaaaaaaaaaaattatatcaaaATGAAGTTGTTCtttaatccaaaaaaaattatatcaaaattagattttaatttttatttatatttgttaaaatattttttctgtattttttttataatcggAGGAGGGtgaaaacctaaataaaataaataaaaaaatctaattaacGACTTATTCTATGTGAGTGTCGGTCAAACCGATCCTCACGAAAAATAGCCTGGAGTCCTATAGGAGGCATATCACACTCGTGATGACTCAAAGGAAATAATATTATGAAGTTCGTCATTCAATCAGCAGCCTGATTAACTTCACGAAGCGTATGAAAATGCGATattataactttatttttatttcgtcaATTATTCAGTTATTCActcataaagaaaaaaaaatattttttagaaaaCTAATAAATgcgacatttaaataaatttatttcaaGAGTATATAACACTTGGAAATAGTTCAGTCAATGAAAATATGGGCTTTTGATTATGGTAATTTCCTCTAGTTTGGTGTGGATATATTTGAATGAAAAGCCCCATAATATAAATTGTGGATTTGGATATCATTTAAGTTTCACCCCCACaaactaataaaaataaaattgattggGCCTGTACTATTTTACTATTATGAATTCCCTTTTCCACAATTTCAGATAATCACATCAATgataatcaaagaaaaacaaaagtgggttactaaacctAGCCACTAATTTATACTTCTAACCCTTACAAttgaccgaactaccctttgcgctaaatttcaaaaaatctaaaacctctcaagaaccctaaACTATTTTTACTCAAATCCGGACAACACAgtgaaccgaatcatggatgACGACAGAAGACGTAAAGGAGAAGATAAAGTGGTAAGATTCAccgctttatttcgttgattttgaGCTCGTAATGAATCTGTGGGTGTTTCTAAAAATTCGCCGGAATTGCAtgtcgggcgtatgagtatcacgtccgacctgcggttcgggcgtatgcATATCACACCCTGCCaatggtgcgggcgtgatagccatatGCCCGCACCAACGGTAGGGCGTGATACGCATACGCCCAAACCGCTGGGAGGACGTGGTGCTCATACGCCCGCACCAACGGTAGGGCGTGATGcgcatacgcccgaaccgcaggTCAGGCGTGATACCCTTACGCCcatgttgttttttttaataaaaatatatattatttaaaattttagtaattttagtttaattttagtataaatttagtatagtattagcataatttttacaattttattaatttagggtaattttataaatttagtataatttagtataaattgattaaaactttagtataatttattataattttataattatagtatatttacaatgatttacaattttattaatttagggtaattttataaatttagtataattaaattgattaaaactatagtataatttattataattttataattatagtatatttacaattttattaatttagtagtattttagcagaattttcttaatttagtgtaattttttatgtagacggagcggcctactaagggtgggaaatccatcccgccatctgctcgtcgtctagataaggacggcgaggatgatacaccacgacATACGAGATTACGTGATATTGATATTTCCGGTCGTAgacggagaggggctgcgacggaccAGTTGAGGAGGGGATCGATTGTACAGCAGCCCGATATTGATGGATCGGAGGGGGCAACCGATTATGATGATAGAGAGCCTGATAGCGATTGTTTTCAGGACACCCTGGATGTGGTAGCCCGGGTAGTGCGACAGTCTGCAGTTAcacatgatcgcgaggttgaggagagcgatgagcagccgacctggggagacagccgacccagcgcgtaggaggtcgttttgcgagtacaggtattttttagtaatttagtataattttagtataatttattataatttaagtataatttattataattttagtatattttagtatattagtataatttagtatatattagtatattattacaattttagtatattttagtatattactATATTTTTAGtatattagtataattttagtataatttattataattttcagggacaagcaaacgtcccaaaggtagtgaggacgagagctggctAGTTACTGCACCGGTAGATGGTGgccccgttgatggttccgtgattcctagttttctaggacatgttgcctcacggatgttgggaggagagattcggtcgtttctgacatgaTACAATAGATCATCAGcatgccgagatttgtgtcagtggttttctggtgcgtcacccgaggtaagaataatatatagtgtcaacatttattgtaatttgtatttttaactataaacataaaaaacattcagtaattatataaattgtatatgtgtcattttacagctgagggagatgatcgagaggactggtttgtctcaccttccacagaccatgtttaagaacctcgacactccgctattgactgcgttcgtggagcggtggcagctcgacacgaactccttccacatgccgttcggggagatgactatccagctgcatgatgtgtggcagattcttcggatcccgatcgacggtccgatggtgtccgagtctccccctactgacgggcttcatgccatgtgcatgatgatgtttggggtgagtcAGGCTGAGCTTCTGTTGCCGACCCGACATTTATGgggtggtggaggtgtatttgttggggCTGTACAGGGGCTTCTCACTAAGGGTAGGGATGACGTTACTCGGGCCACatcgtggatgtggcttatgctttggatccactctgtttgttgacaagagtggagataggattagacTGGCCCATCTTGTTGAGGTTTACGGCGGTGTCagcggggcagctggactatcatgggggtctgctacactagccatgttgtaccgacagctggggatagcgagcagaggagactgttcaGTTAtttgcggatgtttgaccctactgcaggcatggatatacaagtattttccggtgttccggccgcatagaggagctcacttgatcgcatagaggagctcacttgatcccagctgaccatgcccgtgcactgagatgggaggtcggggtaccaggcaagacgaccacccgactagataccatacgcgggcaactggaccgtatgacggcggtagaggtattttataaaattttagaattaatgtaagtattatttatagtatattattattttttattgactattatttttgtttaggtgacgtggttgccttatggtcctgtccccgatgatgatcggcttcgagtgtcaTACGcaggttggatacggtgtagagacatcgtcgagccgtatatgcccgatcgagcgctgcgacaggtcggatatactcagactatcccagctgagcgtattagacctgataaagcagtacgatcatggagatttatagcgtataagctcacgcattccttagtcacagttgaggatactTGGCGGAGATTTCTACGGGCTCGGTCCATTGATCGGGGTagatgccgaccagttggatatgatcccactgcctgtgatgCTGCTTATATGGACTGGTATAGGCGATATTCGTatccccatctccttcatgcaccacaggctgaACCGTtacagcatgctcgcgccaacagcgaatttgtaagtttattattatttaatgttattatttagtattagtttatatgtgtttattttttattatttatttattaatttatttttgcagTGGGtgagctggttgtggcgtgtcacccaactatcggctacccaccgatctgacgaggatgttccacgcattaagagggagatggatcagtttatggatgcgtggcgtcgggcgagctgattttttgttgtagacattcatacatttaaacactttttgttgtagtaaatttactcttttacgtttataaatgtttatgtttattaatgtttattttaatttttatgtttttaaattttatatgttaagtACATTTATGTAGTTACGGGCTTACCgacctatttacgggtttaactgcctatttacgggtttaacggcctatttacgggatacaaaagctattttttttgctctctcgacACACGGACGTGTgtctatcacgcctcaccgtgtggccGGGCGTGacagccccacgcctcaccgtgtggtcggacgtgcacgtccgaccacacggtgaggcgtgtaGATATCACGTCCgcccacatggtgaggcgtggggctatcacgcccgaccacacggtgaggcgtgatactcatacgctcGCGTgtcgagagagc of the Euphorbia lathyris chromosome 7, ddEupLath1.1, whole genome shotgun sequence genome contains:
- the LOC136201107 gene encoding 26S proteasome non-ATPase regulatory subunit 14 homolog, giving the protein MSGMERLQRMFAGAGGGLGHPPPDSPTLDSSEQVYISSLALLKMLKHGRAGVPMEVMGLMLGEFVDEYTVRVVDVFAMPQSGTGVSVEAVDHVFQTNMLDMLKQTGRPEMVVGWYHSHPGFGCWLSGVDINTQQSFEALNQRAVAVVVDPIQSVKGKVVIDAFRLINPQTMMLGQEPRQTTSNLGHLNKPSIQALIHGLNRHYYSIAINYRKNELEEKMLLNLHKKKWTDGLTLQRFDSHSKTNEQTVQEMLNLAVKYNKAVQEEDELSPEKLAIANVGRQDAKKHLEEHVSNLMSSNIVQTLGTMLDTVVF